One genomic segment of Amycolatopsis sp. Hca4 includes these proteins:
- a CDS encoding RNA polymerase sigma factor: MTSWQDVRRLVPEVLGVLVRRHGRFDACEDAVQEALLAAAAQWPVEGWPEHPRAWLVTVASRRLTDQVRVDAARRRREEADALRTPPAGGEVEAGDDTLTLLFLCCHPALTPSSQIALTLRAVGGLSTAELARAFLVPEATMAQRISRAKHRIKAAGAGFELPPPAEQAARLGVVLHVVYLVFNEGYTATSGTRLVRSELAAEAIRLARELHRLVPGDGEVAGLLALLLLTDARRPARTAPDGSLVPLSEQDRTLWDAEAIAEGVALVTAALAKGPVGPYQLQAAIAALHDEAPRAAETDWRQILALYTVLERVAPNPAVTLNRAVALAEVHGPAAGLSLLATLSADDRIAASHHVVSVRAHLQEMAGETEAARADYQEAARRTTSEPERRHLLARAARLG; this comes from the coding sequence GTGACGAGCTGGCAGGACGTCCGGCGGCTGGTCCCGGAGGTGCTCGGCGTGCTGGTGCGCCGCCACGGCCGGTTCGACGCGTGCGAGGACGCCGTCCAGGAGGCGCTGCTGGCGGCCGCGGCCCAGTGGCCGGTCGAGGGCTGGCCGGAGCACCCGCGGGCGTGGCTGGTGACGGTAGCCTCGCGCCGCCTCACCGACCAGGTGCGCGTCGACGCCGCCCGCCGGCGGCGGGAGGAGGCGGACGCCCTCCGCACGCCTCCCGCCGGCGGCGAGGTCGAGGCCGGCGACGACACGCTGACGCTGCTGTTCCTGTGCTGCCACCCGGCGCTGACACCGTCGTCGCAGATCGCGTTGACGCTGCGGGCGGTGGGCGGCCTGTCGACGGCCGAGCTCGCGCGGGCGTTCCTGGTGCCCGAGGCGACCATGGCCCAGCGCATCAGCCGGGCCAAGCACCGCATCAAGGCGGCCGGGGCCGGGTTCGAGCTGCCGCCGCCGGCCGAACAGGCGGCCCGTCTCGGCGTCGTGCTCCACGTCGTCTACCTCGTCTTCAACGAGGGCTACACGGCGACTTCGGGGACCCGGCTGGTGCGGTCGGAGCTGGCGGCCGAGGCCATCCGCCTGGCCCGCGAGCTGCACCGCCTGGTCCCCGGCGACGGCGAGGTGGCCGGCCTGCTGGCCCTGTTGCTGCTGACCGACGCCCGCCGCCCCGCCCGCACGGCGCCGGACGGCTCGCTGGTCCCGCTGAGCGAGCAGGACCGGACGCTCTGGGACGCCGAAGCCATCGCCGAGGGCGTGGCGCTGGTGACCGCGGCGCTGGCGAAGGGGCCGGTCGGCCCGTACCAGCTGCAGGCGGCGATCGCCGCGCTCCACGACGAGGCACCCAGGGCCGCCGAGACCGACTGGCGGCAGATCCTGGCCCTGTACACGGTGCTCGAACGCGTCGCACCCAACCCGGCGGTGACGCTCAACCGGGCGGTGGCGCTGGCGGAGGTCCACGGCCCGGCGGCGGGCCTGTCCCTGCTGGCCACCCTCTCGGCCGACGACCGCATCGCCGCGTCCCACCACGTGGTGTCGGTCCGCGCCCACCTGCAGGAAATGGCGGGGGAGACCGAGGCGGCCCGCGCGGATTACCAGGAGGCGGCCCGCCGCACGACAAGCGAACCCGAGCGGCGCCACCTGCTGGCCCGCGCCGCGCGCTTGGGCTGA
- a CDS encoding helix-turn-helix domain-containing protein: protein MATAPVARLVAERVRQLRRRRNWSAQQLADACADAGMKTLTRGTIAKIESGVRKSVSAAEVQVLAKVLGVTPNELLAPGSRQPDRRLSLSESLRPLVDVLEQVPFLQEPAGVSLYLDLLADQLGEPLDLPEHAELRHLLYALVFACAQIPGGLRALAEVLQILNPGSSHAAEARDLAAELDVADFLAPGQREQLLTLLAGQDRRWLAALYRTAAAPYGADVHPDVDDARRLVVRLEQMNMAPGGVPPLLLFAELVAAGAEPSVAAALHEWSGTVAGRLGLGIACGRSGGERPSKRCPCRAWPTPT, encoded by the coding sequence ATGGCAACTGCTCCGGTAGCGAGGCTGGTCGCCGAGCGCGTCCGGCAGCTGCGGCGGCGGCGGAACTGGTCCGCTCAGCAGCTCGCCGACGCGTGCGCGGACGCCGGGATGAAGACGCTCACCCGCGGGACCATCGCGAAGATCGAGTCGGGCGTGCGCAAGTCGGTCAGCGCCGCCGAAGTGCAGGTCCTGGCGAAGGTTTTGGGCGTGACCCCGAACGAGCTGCTGGCCCCGGGGAGCAGGCAACCGGACCGGCGGCTGTCGCTGTCGGAGAGCCTGCGGCCGCTGGTGGACGTCCTGGAGCAGGTGCCGTTCCTGCAGGAGCCCGCCGGCGTGTCGCTGTACCTCGACCTGCTCGCGGACCAGCTGGGGGAGCCACTGGACCTGCCGGAACACGCCGAGCTGAGGCACCTCCTCTACGCCCTGGTGTTCGCGTGCGCGCAGATCCCCGGTGGCCTGCGGGCCCTGGCCGAGGTGCTGCAGATCCTCAACCCCGGCTCGTCGCACGCAGCCGAGGCCCGCGACCTCGCGGCCGAACTCGACGTCGCGGATTTCCTGGCACCCGGCCAGCGGGAGCAGTTGCTCACCCTGCTGGCCGGGCAGGACCGGCGGTGGCTGGCGGCGCTCTACCGGACCGCGGCGGCGCCGTACGGAGCCGACGTGCATCCGGATGTCGACGACGCCCGGCGACTGGTCGTGCGACTCGAGCAGATGAACATGGCGCCGGGAGGGGTGCCGCCGTTGCTTCTCTTCGCCGAACTGGTGGCCGCCGGCGCGGAGCCCTCCGTCGCCGCCGCGTTGCACGAGTGGTCCGGCACCGTGGCCGGCCGGCTGGGCCTGGGGATCGCCTGCGGGAGGTCCGGCGGCGAGCGGCCGAGCAAGCGCTGTCCGTGCCGGGCATGGCCGACGCCTACCTGA
- a CDS encoding MoxR family ATPase: MTSTPADPAPRPEWRLYRGTGQPIDGDLADILPPPPPWRLFAGGPVLPDPVDDPQEATRRLGTPRAVPPADAAQVNAVNAALYLRRPLLVTGRPGTGKSSLAYRIARELKLGRVLRWPVTSRTRLLSGLYDYDAIGRVQAAGARQAGASDLPPEADTHIGTFVRLGPLGTALLPHRKPRVLLIDELDKGDADLPNDLLSVFEEGEYLIPELARLASYEPDVTVFTADPDGRAEVHHGLVRCREFPVVIITSNGEREFPPAFLRRCLRLELPAPGVQDLVSMVSAHFPHERPPGVDNLVETFVARDRSEGGLAADQLLNAVHLATSGAYQHDDVWPQLRDSLWRRLSSE, from the coding sequence ATGACAAGCACACCCGCAGACCCCGCGCCCCGGCCCGAGTGGCGGCTCTACCGCGGCACCGGTCAGCCGATCGACGGCGATCTCGCCGACATCCTGCCGCCGCCTCCGCCGTGGCGGCTGTTCGCCGGGGGTCCCGTGCTGCCCGACCCCGTCGACGACCCGCAGGAAGCCACGCGTCGGCTGGGGACACCGAGGGCTGTCCCGCCGGCGGACGCCGCCCAGGTCAACGCGGTGAACGCCGCGCTGTACCTGCGCCGCCCGTTGCTGGTCACCGGCCGTCCCGGTACCGGCAAGTCGTCCCTGGCCTACCGGATCGCCCGCGAGCTGAAGCTCGGCCGGGTGCTGCGGTGGCCGGTGACCAGCCGCACCCGGCTGTTGTCCGGGCTTTACGACTACGACGCGATCGGGCGCGTGCAGGCTGCCGGAGCCAGGCAGGCGGGCGCGTCGGATCTGCCGCCCGAGGCCGACACCCACATCGGGACCTTCGTTCGCCTCGGCCCGCTGGGCACCGCGTTGCTGCCGCACCGGAAACCGCGTGTCCTGCTGATCGACGAGCTCGACAAGGGCGACGCCGACCTGCCGAACGACCTGCTGTCGGTGTTCGAGGAAGGGGAGTACCTGATCCCCGAGCTGGCGCGGCTGGCGAGCTACGAACCGGACGTCACGGTCTTCACCGCCGACCCGGACGGGCGGGCCGAGGTGCACCACGGCCTGGTGCGCTGCCGGGAGTTCCCGGTCGTGATCATCACCAGCAACGGGGAACGCGAGTTCCCGCCCGCGTTCCTGCGCCGGTGCCTGAGGCTGGAGCTGCCGGCACCCGGTGTCCAGGACCTCGTGAGCATGGTGTCGGCCCATTTCCCGCACGAGCGCCCGCCCGGCGTGGACAACCTCGTCGAAACATTCGTGGCCCGTGACCGCTCCGAAGGAGGACTGGCGGCGGACCAGCTGCTCAACGCCGTGCACCTCGCCACGTCGGGGGCCTACCAGCACGATGACGTCTGGCCACAGCTGAGGGACTCGCTGTGGCGCCGGCTTTCTTCGGAGTGA
- a CDS encoding tetratricopeptide repeat protein — MNQPLPGKPTAARPDSAELSWSELADALWLAAHVQLPVPPGAEPAPDAGRDAARPPGEPAPGRPPSPPSPLPESAPDAAAHESVAQPRPEAATGDGVRRGGPALSGKLTIARALRGLARADESHGERVLDAEGTAIGAAETGLWLPMLTPVPEPQLELVVLADESASMAFWTRTVHDFRILLERQGVFRNVRTVLLNSDDLAQPGYRTVAGTGWHRFAELRDPGGRRLFLVVTDGVGPAWRDGAIRGELGELARSGPLAVVNVLPHRLWARTHLDTHPLVLRAPAPAAPNHRLNYTARSRFAPVAEGLPVPVLELDGRWLVRWGKLTGAVEPVRLPALLLGAGEEQPDGWEEPAFEPELSARERVLRFRAAVSPHAFQLASLFAAAPLNFDVMVLIQRTLLPESEYPALLEVVLGGLLTRVSDGAAGEPHAVEFDFAPGVRGELLAAGERRATARVVRIVSDHLGPHVPVMRAARAMLGDPASVPLPDGDPADRPHTEVVRAVMDALGGPYLRYSQRKARIHRRGGPADGASAMRSAEADPVPGGPPVVFEGVPARDGVFTGRERALSALADGLEDTPSTVVVVGEAGTGKSALAAEYVHRRRADYDLVWWIQAGDAAEVVASFAALGRRLGVAGDGDGVRDAMTAAKTALRNRPRTLLVFDAAGPPDLIRPLIPAHGHSIVTAQDPGWAAEPGAVECAGFTREERRAFVARVRPGLPDLFGDRPAVLHHVVTFLAGSGTNVSAYTARPSEGGTDGDGRPTAPEIWEVAFGHLRRHEQDAFRLAEACAFFADGFVPSAIVQAAQEVLGMPDSAAASRALVRLGFARMAGDTGPVEFLPLVQAALREWRGNPARTAARRLLTAAWRTSPEQRPAAANLVRHLRACDAVDSGDGQTRELVLDVAAALATSGDPVSAAELAREAGQRWSARWGADHRDTLAAALVLATSRHAAGEHEAALALDTDVADRAGRLWGADDPMTLAALRNRASDLAALGRHAEAAGLHEAVVTAHDRLFGADHPRSRSARRQERAGFGDGREIGRR; from the coding sequence ATGAACCAGCCCCTCCCGGGGAAGCCCACCGCCGCCCGGCCGGACTCCGCCGAGCTGTCCTGGAGCGAGCTCGCGGACGCCCTCTGGCTGGCCGCCCACGTCCAGCTGCCGGTCCCCCCGGGCGCCGAGCCTGCGCCGGACGCCGGTCGCGACGCCGCTCGGCCACCCGGAGAACCCGCCCCCGGCCGGCCGCCGTCACCGCCCTCGCCGCTGCCCGAGAGCGCGCCCGATGCTGCTGCGCACGAGTCCGTCGCGCAGCCGCGGCCGGAGGCGGCCACCGGCGACGGTGTCCGGCGAGGGGGGCCCGCACTTTCGGGCAAGCTCACGATCGCCCGGGCGCTGCGGGGCCTGGCCAGAGCGGACGAGTCGCACGGCGAGCGGGTTCTGGACGCAGAGGGCACCGCGATCGGCGCGGCGGAGACCGGGCTCTGGCTGCCCATGCTGACGCCGGTACCCGAACCGCAGCTCGAGTTGGTGGTGCTCGCGGACGAAAGCGCCTCGATGGCGTTCTGGACGCGCACGGTGCACGATTTCCGGATCCTGCTGGAACGGCAAGGGGTCTTCCGCAACGTCCGGACCGTCCTGCTGAACTCCGACGACCTCGCCCAGCCGGGCTACCGCACCGTGGCGGGGACGGGGTGGCACCGGTTCGCCGAGCTGCGGGATCCCGGGGGCCGCCGGCTCTTCCTCGTGGTCACCGACGGGGTCGGTCCGGCCTGGCGGGACGGGGCGATCCGGGGCGAGCTGGGCGAGCTCGCCCGCTCCGGCCCACTGGCCGTCGTCAACGTGCTGCCCCACCGGTTGTGGGCGCGAACGCACCTGGACACCCATCCCTTGGTCCTGCGGGCCCCGGCGCCCGCCGCGCCCAACCACCGGCTGAACTACACCGCCCGCAGCCGGTTCGCTCCCGTCGCCGAGGGACTGCCGGTGCCGGTGCTCGAACTCGACGGCCGCTGGCTCGTCCGCTGGGGGAAGCTGACCGGCGCCGTCGAGCCGGTGCGGCTCCCGGCTCTGTTGCTCGGGGCGGGGGAAGAGCAGCCCGATGGCTGGGAGGAGCCGGCGTTCGAACCCGAGCTGTCCGCGCGCGAACGCGTGCTCAGGTTTCGGGCCGCGGTTTCGCCGCACGCCTTCCAGCTGGCCAGCCTGTTCGCGGCGGCGCCGCTCAACTTCGACGTGATGGTGCTGATCCAGCGCACCCTGCTGCCGGAGTCGGAGTACCCGGCGTTGCTGGAAGTCGTGCTGGGCGGCCTGCTCACCCGGGTGAGCGACGGTGCCGCGGGAGAGCCGCACGCCGTCGAGTTCGACTTCGCACCGGGCGTGCGCGGCGAACTGCTGGCTGCCGGGGAACGGCGGGCGACCGCGCGGGTGGTGCGGATCGTGTCCGACCACCTCGGGCCCCACGTGCCCGTCATGCGCGCCGCGCGGGCGATGCTCGGGGATCCCGCGTCGGTCCCGCTCCCGGACGGCGACCCCGCCGACAGGCCGCACACCGAGGTCGTGCGGGCGGTCATGGACGCGCTCGGTGGTCCGTATCTCCGGTATTCCCAGCGCAAGGCACGAATCCACAGGCGCGGCGGGCCGGCCGACGGGGCGTCCGCGATGAGGTCGGCCGAGGCCGATCCGGTGCCGGGCGGGCCGCCGGTGGTCTTCGAGGGTGTACCGGCCCGGGACGGCGTATTCACCGGTCGCGAGCGCGCCTTGTCGGCCCTGGCCGACGGTTTGGAGGACACACCGTCGACCGTCGTCGTGGTGGGCGAGGCGGGCACCGGCAAGAGCGCGCTCGCGGCCGAGTACGTGCACCGGCGCCGCGCGGACTACGACCTCGTGTGGTGGATCCAGGCCGGCGACGCGGCGGAGGTCGTGGCGTCGTTCGCCGCGCTCGGCCGCCGGCTGGGCGTGGCCGGCGACGGTGACGGCGTGCGGGACGCGATGACGGCGGCGAAAACGGCGCTGCGCAACCGGCCGCGCACCTTGCTCGTCTTCGACGCGGCCGGGCCGCCGGACCTGATCCGTCCGCTGATCCCGGCCCACGGCCACAGCATCGTCACCGCACAGGATCCGGGGTGGGCCGCGGAACCCGGCGCTGTCGAGTGCGCCGGATTCACCCGCGAGGAACGTCGTGCCTTCGTCGCGCGCGTGCGGCCCGGTCTTCCCGACCTGTTCGGTGACCGGCCGGCGGTGCTGCACCACGTGGTGACCTTCCTCGCCGGATCCGGGACGAACGTGTCTGCGTACACCGCCCGGCCGTCCGAGGGCGGTACCGATGGCGACGGGCGCCCGACGGCACCGGAAATCTGGGAGGTGGCCTTCGGCCACCTGCGCCGGCACGAGCAGGACGCCTTCCGGCTCGCCGAGGCATGTGCGTTCTTCGCCGACGGCTTCGTCCCATCGGCGATAGTCCAAGCAGCACAGGAAGTTCTGGGAATGCCCGACAGTGCCGCCGCGTCCCGGGCGCTGGTCCGGCTCGGGTTCGCCCGGATGGCCGGAGACACCGGTCCGGTCGAATTCCTGCCCTTGGTGCAAGCGGCATTGCGTGAGTGGCGGGGAAACCCGGCACGGACCGCGGCCCGGCGGCTGCTGACCGCGGCTTGGCGTACCTCGCCGGAACAGCGTCCCGCGGCCGCGAATCTCGTCCGCCACCTCCGTGCGTGCGACGCCGTCGACAGCGGTGACGGCCAGACGCGAGAGCTGGTCCTCGACGTCGCGGCGGCGCTGGCCACTTCGGGTGATCCGGTGAGCGCGGCGGAACTGGCCCGGGAAGCCGGGCAGCGCTGGAGCGCCCGGTGGGGAGCCGACCACCGGGACACGCTGGCGGCCGCTCTGGTCCTGGCGACCAGCCGGCACGCAGCCGGCGAGCACGAAGCCGCGCTGGCGCTCGACACCGACGTTGCCGATCGGGCCGGCCGCTTGTGGGGTGCGGACGACCCGATGACATTGGCGGCGCTCCGGAACAGGGCATCGGACTTGGCGGCGCTCGGCCGGCACGCGGAGGCTGCAGGCCTGCACGAGGCGGTGGTGACGGCTCACGACCGGCTGTTCGGCGCCGACCATCCCCGATCGCGGTCGGCGCGAAGGCAGGAGCGCGCCGGGTTCGGGGACGGCCGCGAGATCGGTCGCCGGTAG
- a CDS encoding serine/threonine-protein kinase — translation MTNELPDVVGGRYRLGTLLGRGATAQVFRAVDLELGREVAVKVYDSHVVAVEQLRRAREKTLLASVQHPGVVAVFDSGTAGERPYLVMQLVDGGNLAERLCAGPFTLAEVEQLAVRLADALAHVHARQIVHRDLKPANVLLGPGGPLITDFGIAHALDSTRITGTGLVTGTAAYLAPEQILGELAGPAADIYALGLILLECLTAQLEFPGTLAESAAARLHRAPRIPDGTPEPLATLLTRMTAREPGDRPGAAEIPRLLAEPPAVVPAPRRRRALAAAGGLATVTAAAVLTGVLTQPADSQTAPAPLPAAAPPSSSVVVPSPVTLPTASAVVVASSPAAKPVAVGVVDAERPKAGRGKSGPDAALPGDGPAKPPRPKGGKGEGPGKR, via the coding sequence ATGACGAACGAGCTGCCGGACGTGGTCGGCGGGCGGTACCGCCTCGGGACCCTGCTCGGCCGGGGTGCCACCGCCCAGGTCTTCCGGGCCGTCGACCTGGAGCTGGGGCGCGAGGTGGCCGTCAAGGTCTACGACAGTCACGTCGTGGCCGTGGAACAGCTGCGCCGGGCGCGGGAGAAGACCCTGCTCGCCAGCGTCCAGCACCCCGGGGTCGTCGCCGTGTTCGACAGCGGCACCGCGGGGGAGCGGCCGTACCTGGTGATGCAGCTGGTCGACGGGGGAAACCTCGCCGAGCGGTTGTGCGCGGGGCCGTTCACGCTGGCGGAGGTCGAACAGCTGGCGGTCCGGCTGGCGGACGCGCTGGCCCACGTGCACGCCCGGCAGATCGTGCACCGCGACCTGAAGCCGGCGAACGTCCTGCTCGGGCCGGGTGGCCCGCTGATCACCGACTTCGGCATCGCGCACGCACTCGACTCGACCCGGATCACCGGCACCGGGCTGGTCACCGGCACGGCCGCGTACCTGGCGCCGGAGCAGATCCTGGGTGAGCTCGCCGGGCCGGCCGCCGACATCTACGCGCTCGGCCTGATCCTGCTGGAGTGCCTGACCGCGCAGCTCGAGTTCCCCGGCACCCTCGCGGAGTCGGCGGCGGCCCGGCTGCACCGCGCACCCCGCATCCCCGACGGCACCCCGGAACCGCTCGCCACCCTGCTGACCCGGATGACCGCCCGCGAGCCCGGGGACCGGCCGGGTGCGGCGGAAATCCCGCGGTTGCTGGCCGAACCGCCTGCCGTCGTTCCGGCACCGCGGCGGCGGCGCGCGCTGGCCGCCGCCGGCGGCCTGGCGACCGTGACCGCGGCGGCCGTGCTCACGGGGGTGCTGACCCAGCCGGCCGACTCGCAGACCGCGCCCGCGCCGTTGCCCGCGGCCGCGCCGCCCAGCAGCTCTGTCGTGGTTCCATCGCCGGTCACCCTGCCGACGGCCTCGGCGGTCGTGGTGGCTTCGTCGCCGGCCGCGAAGCCGGTGGCGGTAGGTGTGGTCGACGCCGAACGCCCGAAGGCGGGCCGGGGAAAGTCCGGCCCGGACGCGGCGCTGCCGGGCGATGGCCCGGCGAAGCCGCCGCGGCCGAAGGGCGGGAAGGGCGAGGGCCCGGGGAAACGCTGA
- a CDS encoding NADP-dependent oxidoreductase, which yields MGQAWGFGRHGGPEVQEFFDRPDPVPGRGEVLIRVGVAGVNPLDHLLRAGVVPGLDGGRPFPRVLGMEAAGTVLALGPDVDGFEVGDAVFGFALTGGGTYAETTVLSAANTARIPAGLSATVAATLPIAGTTAVDALDQLALPAGAAILVNGVGGGVGHAVARLAVARGLDVVGTGSAAKREPAEAIGVRFVDYAAGDVTAAARELAPDGFDGIVDLVGGPSLRTVAPLARTARNVIAVGDASVAELGGRFVERRLDRENLERSARLALDGVLAPVITAIHPLADAPAALATVENGHTAGKVVIKVT from the coding sequence ATGGGGCAGGCATGGGGTTTCGGCAGGCACGGCGGGCCGGAGGTGCAGGAGTTCTTCGATCGGCCCGATCCCGTCCCGGGCCGCGGTGAGGTGCTGATCCGGGTCGGCGTCGCCGGCGTGAACCCGCTCGACCACCTCCTGCGCGCGGGTGTGGTCCCCGGACTCGACGGCGGGCGGCCGTTCCCCCGCGTGCTGGGCATGGAGGCGGCGGGCACCGTGCTCGCACTGGGCCCGGACGTCGACGGGTTCGAGGTGGGCGACGCGGTTTTCGGCTTTGCGCTCACCGGGGGCGGCACGTACGCCGAGACGACGGTGCTGTCGGCGGCGAACACCGCGCGCATCCCGGCCGGGCTGTCCGCGACGGTGGCGGCGACGCTGCCTATCGCCGGCACGACCGCGGTGGACGCGCTCGACCAGCTCGCCCTCCCGGCCGGGGCGGCGATCCTGGTCAACGGCGTCGGCGGCGGAGTCGGCCACGCCGTCGCCCGGCTGGCGGTCGCCCGCGGGCTGGACGTGGTCGGCACGGGCAGCGCGGCCAAGCGCGAGCCCGCCGAGGCCATCGGGGTGCGGTTCGTCGACTACGCCGCCGGGGACGTCACCGCCGCGGCCCGCGAGCTGGCCCCGGACGGTTTCGACGGGATCGTCGACCTGGTCGGCGGCCCGTCGCTGCGGACGGTCGCCCCGCTCGCCCGTACGGCGCGGAACGTCATCGCGGTGGGTGACGCGTCGGTCGCCGAGCTCGGCGGCCGGTTCGTCGAGCGCCGCTTGGACCGCGAGAACCTGGAGCGGTCCGCACGGCTGGCGCTCGACGGGGTGCTCGCGCCCGTGATCACCGCGATCCACCCGCTCGCCGACGCGCCGGCCGCTCTGGCCACGGTCGAGAACGGCCACACCGCGGGCAAGGTCGTCATCAAGGTGACGTGA
- a CDS encoding MerR family transcriptional regulator has protein sequence MRIGELAQRTGVSPRSLRYYEEQGLLTSSRSEAGQRHYAEADAERVLLIRRLFDAGLSSRVIATVLPCVDVPGDLVIAEETFAAMLRERDRIDADIAHLTQTRDALDKLLEINSRHRAELETRRGLTV, from the coding sequence GTGCGGATCGGTGAACTGGCCCAGCGCACGGGCGTGAGCCCGCGCTCGCTGCGGTACTACGAAGAGCAGGGGTTGCTGACCAGTTCGCGGTCCGAGGCGGGCCAGCGGCACTACGCCGAGGCCGACGCCGAGCGGGTCCTGCTCATCCGGCGGCTGTTCGACGCGGGCCTGTCCAGCCGGGTGATCGCGACCGTCCTGCCGTGCGTGGACGTCCCCGGCGACCTCGTGATCGCCGAAGAGACGTTCGCGGCGATGCTGCGCGAGCGCGACCGGATCGACGCCGACATCGCGCACCTGACGCAGACCCGCGACGCCCTCGACAAACTGCTCGAAATCAACAGCCGCCACCGGGCGGAGCTGGAGACCCGCCGGGGCCTGACCGTGTGA
- a CDS encoding TetR family transcriptional regulator: MTEHARPGRWRSGAQSRQRILDTARELFREHGYGGTTVRAVAAGAEVDPAMVFYFFGTKQGLFSAALEMSAEVPPAIEAIFTGDVDGIGERIVRTLVESLDRSDRTPLVLLTRSAPTHDRSQALLREFIDREITGRLAGLLGTPDAALRAGMVNVQILGLAVARYIVRLEPIASAPVDELVTRFGPVVQQCLTGAAPHTA; this comes from the coding sequence ATGACGGAACACGCTCGCCCCGGCCGCTGGCGCTCCGGCGCGCAGAGCCGGCAGCGGATCCTCGACACCGCCCGCGAGCTGTTCCGCGAACACGGCTACGGGGGCACCACCGTGCGCGCGGTCGCCGCCGGGGCCGAGGTCGACCCGGCCATGGTCTTCTACTTCTTCGGCACCAAGCAGGGCCTGTTCAGCGCGGCGCTGGAGATGTCCGCCGAGGTGCCCCCGGCGATCGAGGCGATCTTCACCGGTGACGTCGACGGCATCGGCGAACGGATCGTCCGGACGCTCGTGGAGAGCCTCGACCGGTCCGACCGCACCCCGCTGGTGTTGCTCACCCGCTCGGCCCCCACGCACGACCGGTCCCAGGCGCTGCTGCGCGAGTTCATCGACCGGGAGATCACCGGCCGCCTCGCGGGCCTGCTCGGCACGCCGGACGCCGCGCTGCGGGCCGGCATGGTCAACGTCCAGATCCTGGGTCTCGCGGTGGCGCGCTACATCGTCCGGCTCGAGCCGATCGCGTCGGCGCCGGTGGACGAACTGGTGACCCGGTTCGGCCCGGTGGTCCAGCAGTGCCTCACCGGCGCAGCGCCGCACACCGCCTGA
- a CDS encoding NAD(P)/FAD-dependent oxidoreductase translates to MRVLVIGAGIGGLTLAQGLRREGVDVVVYERDGPDGRPQGISLHLDDRGTTALRACLPPSHAEMVAATTGGPREQALTLSEVDGELAVAGARPLDGPARPGRQTHRPLLRAVLLTGLADVVRFGARFTRCERQPGGTVKVWFADGRTDTADVLVGADGIGSAVRGARLPDVRVVDTGRRMLMGATPLRVVAGTGLPGLIGDSATRVESGGRTMVLGVLRFTRPPSVARRELLPAMDSRVAAEAEDYVMWALPTEQHRLASAGSPAGLWRAAGELAAGMHPTLRLIVASGWPEVTAGLRIGTIPAMPAWPPGPVTLLGTRSTWRRASEGTWRCGTPTASATPC, encoded by the coding sequence ATGCGCGTGCTCGTGATCGGCGCCGGAATCGGCGGCCTGACCCTGGCCCAGGGGCTGCGGCGGGAGGGGGTCGACGTCGTGGTGTACGAGCGGGACGGGCCCGACGGCCGGCCGCAGGGGATCAGCCTGCACCTCGACGACCGGGGCACGACGGCGCTGCGGGCGTGCCTGCCGCCGTCGCACGCGGAGATGGTGGCGGCGACCACGGGCGGGCCGCGCGAGCAGGCGCTCACGCTGTCCGAAGTGGACGGAGAACTGGCGGTGGCGGGCGCGCGGCCGCTGGACGGCCCGGCCCGTCCCGGCCGCCAGACGCACCGGCCGCTGCTGCGGGCGGTCCTGCTGACCGGGCTGGCGGACGTGGTGCGGTTCGGTGCGCGGTTCACCCGCTGCGAGCGGCAGCCCGGCGGGACGGTGAAGGTGTGGTTCGCCGACGGCCGCACGGACACCGCGGACGTGCTGGTCGGCGCGGACGGCATCGGCTCGGCGGTCCGCGGCGCGCGCCTGCCGGACGTGCGCGTGGTCGACACCGGCCGCCGCATGCTGATGGGGGCGACGCCGCTGCGGGTGGTGGCCGGGACGGGGCTGCCCGGCCTGATCGGCGACAGCGCCACCCGGGTCGAGTCGGGCGGCCGGACGATGGTGCTGGGCGTGCTGCGCTTCACCCGGCCGCCGTCGGTGGCGCGGCGGGAGTTGTTGCCTGCCATGGATTCCCGAGTCGCCGCCGAGGCCGAGGACTACGTGATGTGGGCCCTGCCGACCGAGCAGCACCGGCTCGCCTCGGCCGGATCGCCGGCCGGCTTGTGGCGGGCGGCAGGCGAACTGGCGGCCGGAATGCACCCCACGCTGAGGCTGATCGTGGCGTCGGGGTGGCCGGAGGTCACGGCCGGGCTGCGGATCGGGACGATCCCGGCGATGCCGGCCTGGCCACCGGGCCCGGTCACGCTCCTCGGGACGCGATCCACCTGGCGCCGGGCTTCGGAGGGAACCTGGCGATGCGGGACGCCCACCGCCTCCGCGACGCCCTGTTGA